Proteins from one uncultured Cohaesibacter sp. genomic window:
- a CDS encoding GNAT family N-acetyltransferase has translation MGNDKKAKGASQGDQTQGSPPLKLRPIFPHDVEAATLCGLGAWQSTIGVCLEAFSHDQFIALQEAFRLYLYSFASGAVEAGERLIVAESNGAICGFCGYDDHKGYLSDLWVSPVWQGKGVAQALLHEMRSTMQDQGRRFLTLEVLAQNHRAFAFYKKQGFIETKRRVKYDPVLERRLMKIWMMQRL, from the coding sequence ATGGGGAACGACAAGAAAGCGAAAGGCGCAAGTCAGGGGGATCAAACCCAGGGTTCGCCGCCGCTTAAGCTAAGACCCATCTTTCCCCACGATGTCGAGGCCGCCACCCTGTGCGGCCTTGGAGCCTGGCAGAGCACTATAGGGGTGTGTCTAGAGGCTTTCTCCCACGATCAGTTTATAGCTTTGCAAGAAGCCTTCCGGCTCTACCTCTATTCTTTTGCTTCTGGTGCTGTTGAGGCCGGCGAGCGGCTCATCGTCGCAGAATCGAACGGTGCAATCTGCGGTTTTTGTGGCTATGACGACCACAAGGGCTATCTATCAGATCTCTGGGTGTCTCCTGTCTGGCAGGGCAAAGGGGTTGCGCAGGCACTCCTGCATGAAATGCGCAGCACGATGCAAGACCAAGGGCGGCGCTTTCTCACATTGGAAGTCCTCGCCCAAAATCATCGCGCCTTTGCCTTCTACAAAAAGCAAGGCTTTATTGAAACAAAGCGGCGCGTGAAATATGATCCGGTCTTGGAAAGAAGACTCATGAAAATATGGATGATGCAGAGGCTGTGA
- a CDS encoding gamma-glutamylcyclotransferase family protein, translating to MTLEDVLASPEEWVAYFGYGSLVNDKTRNAESFGIAVRLKGYKRHWSVWEASPERKALGLHGAVALSVTPCEHAYCDGLLVFDRKEHLPQVDLREAHYSRVRIRTDDMQSEMALTDLVDYYIYVGQPALTNASDPKFPILQSYIDAVMQGFFDKFGEAGVKRFVEETEGWHIPVLADRHRPIYPRSVTLQPKEEAMIDRYVSISGAPMVSMEQIG from the coding sequence GTGACTTTGGAAGATGTCCTCGCCAGCCCCGAAGAATGGGTGGCCTATTTCGGTTATGGCTCTCTCGTCAATGACAAAACAAGAAATGCAGAAAGCTTTGGTATTGCTGTAAGGCTGAAAGGCTATAAGCGCCATTGGTCCGTCTGGGAAGCAAGCCCGGAACGCAAGGCGCTCGGGTTGCACGGAGCCGTGGCGCTGTCTGTGACGCCTTGTGAGCACGCCTATTGCGACGGGTTGCTTGTCTTTGATCGCAAGGAGCATCTGCCTCAGGTGGATCTGCGCGAAGCGCATTATAGCCGCGTCCGGATCAGGACAGACGATATGCAGAGTGAAATGGCTCTGACCGATCTCGTCGATTACTACATCTATGTTGGTCAACCGGCGCTGACCAATGCATCAGATCCGAAATTCCCGATTTTGCAGTCTTACATTGATGCGGTGATGCAAGGCTTTTTCGATAAATTCGGCGAAGCTGGTGTTAAAAGATTCGTTGAAGAAACTGAAGGCTGGCATATTCCGGTGCTTGCAGACCGTCATCGTCCAATCTATCCGCGCAGTGTAACATTGCAGCCCAAGGAAGAAGCGATGATTGATCGTTACGTGTCTATCAGTGGTGCGCCAATGGTCAGCATGGAGCAAATCGGCTGA
- a CDS encoding phosphatidylserine decarboxylase, which produces MTIIDSIRKSVVPIHPEGHKFIAIFAVATVILGWFVSALFWIGLFLTLWCCYFFRDPARVTPLKKGLVISPADGIVSGVGLATPPKELGLSNEPMMRVSVFMNVFNVHVNRAPIKGKVMKVAYKPGKFLNAELDKASEDNERNSLILDTEYGPVGVTQIAGLVARRIVCWSEEGENLPTGERFGLIRFGSRVDVYLPSHIVPIVVEGQTMIAGESILANMEGVQESIGAHREQ; this is translated from the coding sequence GTGACGATTATCGATTCCATCCGCAAGAGCGTGGTTCCCATTCACCCTGAAGGGCACAAGTTCATTGCGATCTTCGCTGTGGCAACGGTCATTCTCGGATGGTTCGTTTCTGCCTTGTTCTGGATCGGCCTGTTTTTGACCCTCTGGTGCTGCTATTTCTTCCGCGATCCTGCGCGTGTGACGCCTCTTAAAAAGGGGCTCGTCATTTCCCCGGCAGATGGCATCGTTTCTGGAGTTGGCCTTGCCACACCTCCCAAGGAATTGGGGCTGAGCAACGAGCCGATGATGCGCGTTTCCGTTTTCATGAATGTGTTCAACGTCCATGTGAACCGGGCACCCATCAAGGGCAAGGTCATGAAGGTGGCTTACAAGCCGGGCAAGTTTCTCAATGCAGAACTCGACAAGGCCAGCGAAGACAACGAGCGTAACAGCTTGATTCTTGATACGGAATATGGTCCGGTCGGAGTGACGCAGATTGCAGGGCTTGTGGCACGTCGCATTGTTTGCTGGTCCGAGGAGGGTGAAAACCTGCCTACAGGGGAACGCTTCGGTCTTATCCGTTTTGGCAGCCGCGTGGATGTTTATTTGCCTTCACACATCGTGCCGATTGTTGTGGAAGGGCAAACAATGATTGCCGGTGAAAGCATTCTCGCCAACATGGAAGGCGTGCAAGAGAGCATCGGCGCCCATAGAGAGCAATAA
- a CDS encoding phosphatidylcholine/phosphatidylserine synthase translates to MADDQDHGINNPFQAFDPDENRPRQGFKAVPFRLIAPNLVTLMALCAGLTGIRMAIDGRFETALVSIAAAAFLDGIDGRVARMLKGQSRFGAELDSLTDFVNFGVAPALILHVWILHAFQSIGWIGSLLFAIAMVLRLARFNVALDDKNQPAWKKNFFVGVPAPAGALCVLAPIYLELSGLPHSDLAAPIVLVYTLFIAMLVVSTVPSYSGKTVGLRIPRANVLPLILGVVAFVAILFSYPWMTMTVLVLIYLASIPFARRSWYRHDRQMPEDNPITDGMVADADDMDDDDD, encoded by the coding sequence ATGGCAGACGATCAAGATCACGGCATCAACAATCCGTTTCAAGCATTTGATCCGGATGAAAATCGCCCCAGACAGGGCTTCAAGGCCGTTCCTTTTCGCTTGATCGCTCCCAACCTTGTGACCCTTATGGCGCTATGCGCAGGCCTGACGGGTATTCGCATGGCAATCGACGGGCGTTTTGAAACGGCGCTGGTGTCAATCGCGGCCGCTGCTTTCCTCGACGGTATCGATGGGCGCGTGGCCCGCATGCTCAAAGGGCAGTCACGCTTCGGGGCCGAGTTGGATTCGCTGACCGATTTCGTCAATTTCGGTGTCGCTCCGGCTCTTATCCTACATGTCTGGATTCTTCATGCCTTCCAGTCCATCGGCTGGATCGGATCCTTGCTGTTTGCCATTGCCATGGTTTTGAGGCTTGCTCGTTTCAACGTCGCTCTGGATGACAAAAACCAGCCTGCTTGGAAGAAGAATTTCTTCGTTGGCGTTCCTGCGCCAGCCGGAGCGCTTTGTGTTCTGGCTCCGATTTATCTGGAACTGTCCGGATTGCCGCATTCCGATCTTGCGGCGCCTATTGTGCTTGTCTATACGCTCTTCATCGCCATGCTGGTCGTCTCGACGGTGCCTAGCTATTCAGGCAAAACCGTCGGCCTGCGTATTCCGCGTGCCAATGTGTTGCCGCTCATCCTTGGCGTAGTGGCCTTTGTTGCCATCCTCTTTTCCTATCCGTGGATGACGATGACGGTGCTCGTTTTGATCTATCTGGCATCGATTCCGTTTGCTCGTCGCTCATGGTATCGCCATGACAGACAGATGCCGGAAGACAATCCGATCACGGACGGTATGGTCGCAGACG